The sequence below is a genomic window from Saccopteryx leptura isolate mSacLep1 chromosome 3, mSacLep1_pri_phased_curated, whole genome shotgun sequence.
ACTCAGCGGCCGCCGTGGGTCCCCGAGCGAGTGCGGGCAGAGCAGGGAGCCCAGCAGCACTgtgctgggtcctgggtctgggccCGTCTCCGAGGCCTCGTCTCAGTCACTCGCTGCCTGAGTTCGGGGCCCTGTTTTTGGGCTGCAGTTGCTGCCAGAATGGTGAGGCAGGCACACCTGGTGGGTCCCTGGGGAGGCCGTCTGGTGAGGCCAGGGGAGGGACCTGTGGGCTCTCTCCGTGATCCCGGGCCCTGGGGACCTGCGTCCGCACTGAGGGTGGGTGGCCATGCCCTGGTGCTGTCTCACAGCACCTCCCTGGCATAGGGCTGCCCCTGCTTGGGCTGGGGTCACAGAGGGTGTCCAGCAGGACACCAGTTAGCTTGGCTGGTCCTTGGCCATCTCAGCACCGGATGACCCCTTAGTTACTCCTGTCCATGCAAGGACCTGGTCTTTGGTGGTTGTCACTTGATGCCCTCTGCTCGGCCGTTTGGAGTGACAGGAGCCAGAGCTTTGGGGTCACACGGGGCTGGTGTGACCCGCCTCTGCCTCTTCCCAGCCTTGGGGTCCCGGGTTCTCACCTGCAGCGTGAGTCTTTGGAAGGACTCGAGACCAGCAGATGCAGCGCCTCCTAGCACAGGGAGTCACAGCCTTTCCCGTACACCGCAGCAGGAAGGATTTGAGTTAGATGTAAGGCAGCCAGGTGGACTGGTGTCATCCAGGTGTGGCCGTGTCTGGAGGCTGGGGACAGGCTGGCCTGAGCTCCGCTGGCCCACCCACCCCTGGGGCGGGGGTCCTCACGGGCTGCTCTCCTCTGCAGGACTGGCCCTTTGATGATGGGGCCCCCCCGCCTGGCAAGGTGGTGGAGGACTGGCTGGGCCTGCTGAAGGCCAAGTTCTGCGACGACCCAGGCAGCTGCGTGGCCGTGCACTGTGTGGCCGGCCTGGGACGGTGAGTGGACAGGGCAGTGTGCGGCTCGCTGGAAGGTGGAGGGTCTTATGGCCTGACTCGCTCTCAGATGTGGGTGCTGAGCCCACATCACTCATGacctctttctgtgtgtgtgtgtgggggggattccCAAACATGGGCCTCCCACAGCCTTGCAAGAAGTCCTTCCTGAAGTCTGACCTCACTTCCTTCTGCTGTGGTTGCAACTCTATCCCTGTACTTGAGCAGGAAGGTGCTgccagcccccccccacacacacacaaagactttGACCCCACCAGACAGCCTGGGTTTGACTGGAACAACCCAGCTTTGCAGGGGAAGACCAGCCAAGCACAGCCGATTGGTCGATCACTGAATATCAAGCTTTTATTCTGAGCCCAGCACAGAGAGGTTGTCTGGCCCACCCGTGGTCACACAgcagggccgggggtgggggtgtggggggggatgGGATGTGGGCTCTGGTGGTGGAGTTGAGCTTCAAGCCTGTGCCCTTCatgggggagggaaagagtggGGGGAGTGTGGGCAGCCGTCTAGCAGAGGGTGAAGGCCTTGGCCCTGCGTCTTCAGCAGGTGGCCTGTCGGGTTGGGGGTGCTGAGGGGTGACCCGCCACACCGTCTGCCCACAGGGCTCCGGTCCTTGTGGCGCTGGCCCTCATCGAGAGCGGGATGAAGTATGAGGACGCCATCCAGTTCATCCGACAGTGAGTGGCTGGTGGGGGCGGTGGGTGGGGACAGCTCAGGGTCCGGGCTTAATGGGGCTCCCCACCCGGCAGGGGCCCAGAGGCCTGCCAGTGGGCACTCCTGGCCCTTGGCTCTCAGTGTCCTCTGAGGCGTCCCCCAGACCCATGCAGCCTCGTATAGTGGAACCAGTCGCCCTCCTGACCGAGCGGACCCAGGGCCAGGTCACCTGCCTGGAGTGGGGACTGGCCTCTCTGTGTGGCCTGCTCCTGGGACCAGGAGTGTGGTGAGGGGAGGCTGCGGCGAAGGCCGGGCCGGGCCCACCTCCAGGGCTGTGGTCCCTGAGCCCGAGTTCGTGTGAGTGAGGACCAGGTGGGCTATGCTGCAGTAGGAAGCCCGACCCCAGCCACTGAGAGGCACGCAGGGTGTCCCCGCTCGCTCGTGGGACCCGAATGACGTCCGTGGGGGCAGCCCCATCTCCAGTGTTGCCATCCTCTGGGAGAGCCATGGCGGAGCCACACAGGGGCTCTCAAAGCTCTGCCTGGCATGTGCGTGCCTCTTCCGCTCGTGTCTCATTGGCCAGAGCAAGTCCGTGCCCCATTGGAGGTCCTGGGTGGCGCTCAACTTCCAGAAGTGCTTGATACACAGCTGTTGGTGCGCCCCAACACTCTCACTAGAggccctcccactcccactctccctccttccttccctccctccctccctccccctggtggTCCTCCAGGAGCCCATGGCCTGGGGGTGGACTGGTACCTGAGTAAACATGGGGGCATTGGCGGGGAGACATGCTGGTAGGGAGATCAGGGGCTCAGTCTGGAGGGGGTGACCGCGGGTGACTGGGAAGGTGACTGGGAAGGGGCATCCGACAGTGGGACCGGCTCCGGCAAAGGCCGGAAGGCAGGATGGAGTCTGTCCCAGCCCCACCGGGCAGGGCAGGTGGCCAAGCCGGGTCccccctcatccccacccctgTCCCGTCCCCTCCCCACAGGAAGCGGCGTGGAGCCATCAACAGCAAACAGCTCACCTACCTGGAAAAGTACCGGCCCAAACAGAGACTGCGGTTCAAGGAGCCGCAAGCGCACAAGACCAGATGCTGTGTCATGTAGCTCAGGACGTCAGCCGCCTGGGGCCGTGAGGTGGCCTGCAGTCCTGCCCCGCccagcagggcctgggggcctcCCTCTTGCCTTCCTCCCGGGGTCCAGCTCTGCCTGGGCGTCCATGgctggctctctgtctctgtctctccctgtgtctctgcaGACTCACCCTTCCTTCGTCTTGTCCCCGtgccctgtgtctgtctgtctgctgtgtgtctgtctctgaggccTGGTCCAGGGCCCTGTCCCTGGCCTCCCTCCcgccctgtctctctccccaccccccacccgcgGCTCTCCTCTTTGGCCTTTTGTTGGGGGCAGGTGTTCTTACTGACCACTGGGCCTGGCCCCTCCTTGGCCGCCCCTCGCCCTGACCTGTTCTCAGCCACTTAAACGATTGGGTCTGAGGGCGGTCAGCGCTTTTGGACCTTGAAGGCAATAAAACAGGAtcctgtgactgtgtgtgtgtgtgtgtgtgtgtgtagagtgcAGGACCGGCTGGGTGGCCCGGTGGCCCAGGGAGGCCACTGTCCAGCTGCACTGGGGCTCCCCCTGGTGTCCATCTGGGTCCCTGCTCTTCCTAGCTTAGGGACGTGGGATACAGCGGAGTGAGTGGGGATCCCACGGTTGCCATGGTGATGTTGTGGGGGCTGGGGTGTTAGGAGGCAAGGCCGCGGCCTGGTGTCCGGTGGGCGGCTGTCCTGTCCTCCTCCAGTCAGTTGTCCTCATCTCAGCCTTTGAGgaccagaagggagagggtgATGGCTGACTTGGCTCAGGGTGGAAGGACATCCCGTCAGCTCAGGGCATGGACGGGACACCAGAGGGTCAGAGGGTGACCCTGGGACCCCTGTGGGTGAGTGGGTCTGAGTGTGCATGCAGGGGCCCGGCCTGAGGACATGCTCCGTGCTCCTGTGGGTGGGCTTTGCAGACGTGGGGGTCGCTCTCTGGGCTGAGAAGGTGCCCGGAGGGCGGGGacacagctgggggaggggtccgGCGTGGTCTGGAGGGCTGGCGTGGCGGCGCTGGACGTGGTCTGCCCCAGGACCCCTGACCCCAGGCACTCTCACTCGCTCTGGACACTGCTGAGAGGGCTTTACTGACCCGTTGTGTCCCAGTCACTGGGACCTGCTGGCTGTCACGGGAGCTGTAGACCTGGGCCCTGCGTCCGCCTGCCtggcctgcccctccctccatgaCACCCCACCCCCTACACCCACTCCGGGGTGGGGGCTGTCCCAGCTCCCCGGATCACCACATGTCCTCTGTCCAGGGGAGGAGGTGGGCCCAGGAAGCGAGACTCAGGCCCCGTGAAGGCGGGTGACCCCTACCTGGGCCCATTCTACTGGGGGCCCTGGGTGGGTGGCCAACAGGGACAGGCCTGGGCTCTCCCTCCCCTGGCCTGCTGAGGCTGCCTGGCAGTGAAGTGTCACCCCGGGGTCAGTTCCCACAAGCCCGGCTGTGCAGAGCCCGGCCACCTGCTGGGCAGGAGTTGGGCTCCTCCCACTGCCAGACTTGGCCTGAGTCCGTTTCCCTGAGGGGCTTGTCTAGTCACCAGCAGCTCCAGGAAGCCACCGGGTCCAGGCCCACCCAGCTCCATGCTTTGACTAAACCTGACCttccagagggaggaggagccggagagcagagaggaggaggctgCCCAGAGGCCAGCAGAGGGCAGCTGACCAGTGAGACCAGGGGAGCCTCCTTTAAGGGGAGATGGAACACCCCCCAGACCACACCCGCCAGGCCGGGCCACGAGGACCTTCCTCTCCAGCCCCTTGGTCCCGAAGGTGTgtacccccagccccccagccaggGGCTGGAGTGGGCAAGGCGGGCAGTCGTGAAGAAAGAACCTCCCCACCGCCCCTCCTCCGGAGGCTCCGttcagagatggacagacagacagatgaggcAGGGCGGGAAGGGGGACATAGACCCGGGCCCTCCCTGGGCTCCTGGGTGGAGAAGGGGCCGCCAGCGCTGCCACGtggtcctttccttccttcccggAACACGTCTGAGGGTGCAGGTGCACGTCTGTGCTCCAGGAGGGTCGCTGTATTTCTTAACCCGCCATCCGGGCGGGGGGCCTCCTCTCTGCCAGCcccgtgccacctgcctgccccAAGGGGCTCACAGTCtgcggggggaggggtggcaggcGAGGACTTTGTTTAGGGCGAGGGCGATGCCCAGCCGTAGGGAAGCTGatgggaggctgggggcagggggcaggcaggCTGTCCTTGAATGGACAGGGTGGTGTGATGGTCCCGAGGTGGTGAGGGTGGGGAGGTGCTCCCCGTGGGAGGAGTGGCCTGAGTGAAGAGGTGGAGGGGTCAGTGTGGGCACTGGAGAGGCAAGGCAGGTGGGCGGCTGGCTGGTCTGGGCCAGAGAGAGAGCCTGGGATAGGGACCTCCTCTGGACTCAGCCCTCGGAGAGGGGTCTTGGGAGGAAGGTCATACTACCCATTTTACGGATGGAACAGCTGAGACCACACAGCTCATCCACGTGGCCAGGCCCCACTGGGAAGGTCTGATGCTGGGTCCAGGCTGGTTCTGGTATCAGGAGAACCTCAGGCCACAGGGCCCCTTCCTCAATGGGACCCCTTCCTCTTTGTCAGCCCCTTCCTTGGTGACTGTGGAGCTCCGAGCTGGAGACAAGCTGAACACTGTGGGGGCACCTTGGCAAATGGCCCCGTTCCACTGTGAGCCCAGGGCCCACCCTCCTTGTGCCCTCAGCGCCACGGGTGGGCGCGGCTTGGGCTGCAGTGAAGTGCAGTCCACTGACCTCTGTGAGCGGAGGGGCTGTCGTTTGCAGGGTCCTGCACAGACTTCACAGTTTGTCTCTGGGGAGCCCAGCCTGTTCTGCCACCAAccccaggcctggccctgtcTCCTAGTCCTGTCAGTGTCTCCTGGGCTGGCCTCGGTCCTCTGGGGGCCCAGGGCGAGGGTGGACAGGAAGCCAATAGCTGTGATGCATCTTTGTTGAATCTACATCTTTCTTTCAAATGGAAAAATGTTATGCAACCAAGCAACCAAGCTCTGTGCAGACATGGCCGGCTGCCTCAGCGGTGGGCCCAGGGAGGAGAGGGTTAGAAGAGGCAGGTGGTCACTCCCCTCGGGCTGCCACCTCCTGGAGGAAGCGGAAGTGTCTGGTGGCGAATTCCCGGATGCTAGGCTCCAGGTCATTTTTCAGATCTTCAAAAGCTTCAGGAGAGGAGGGACCAGTCAGAGGTGACGCCCCCCAGCTCTGCTCAGGCGGAGGGAGGTGGGCCCCGTACTccctggggcggggtggggctaGCAGGATGGGCCCGGGCCCCATCTCCTGACCTCTAGACCTGGGGAGCTTCCGTTTCCAATCCCAACCCTCACTTGGGGCCCCTCACACTTGGGCGCCCAGCACAGCCTCAGGTGGCGTGGGTGAGCCCCTTGTCACCGAGGAGTGGGCAGGGGCCCTTACTACAGAGCAGCAGCTTCGTGTCCACGTTGTTCAGCGCCTGGGACACAGCCCGAGGGTGGTAGCAGACGGTGTAACCTGTGTGAGGGACAGAATAGAGCCTGCTGGCCGGTGGGTGTGGCTCCCTGGAGGGTGGGGCTCCGTGTTCTCTGGGGGGCTCAGACTCACTCCTGCCCGAGCAAGGCCCCCACCAGCCGCCTTTCACTCTCGGTGGTGGACCTGAGGCCCAGCTGCTGGGGTGCGGTTGGTGCTAGGTAGGGGGCCAGGGTGGGCCAGCGTCAGGGTGCTCAGGCAGGGAGGTGTGGGGGGCACCCCAGTCACCTAGGAAGAGCACTGCCCAGATCTTGAGGGAGTGACGGCGGCTCTGCAGGTAGCCGAGGGCCTGGGACAAGTGGATGCTGAACTCCTCCTGGCTGTGGGTCATCTGGCCGGAGAACAGCAGGCCTGTCGTTTGCTGGGACCTGCTTCCCcaccctgcctctccttcccacctGCAGCCCAGGgccgcccgccccctcccccaggcccctcACCAGGCAGGACCAGAGGAAGTGGGGGCGCTgaggcccctcccccaggcccctccccaggcAGGACCAGAGGAAGTGGGGGTGCTgaggcccctcccccaggcccctccccaggcAGGACCAGAGGAAGTGGTGGGCGCTgaggcccctcccccaggcccctccccaggcAGGACCAGAGGAAGTGGTGGGCGCTGAGGcccccccccaggcccctccccaggcAGGACCAGAGGAAGTGGGGGCGCTgaggcccctcccccaggcccctccccaggcAGGACCAGAGGAAGTGGTGGGCGCTGAGGcccccccccaggcccctccccaggcAGGACCAGAGGAAGTGGGGGTGCTGAGGCCCCCCCCCAGGCAGGACCAGAGGAAGTGGGGGCGCTgaggcccctcccccaggcccctccccaggcAGGACCAGAGGAAGTGGGGGCGCTGAGGCCTctcccccaggcccctccccaggcAGGACCAGAGGAAGTGGGGGCGCTgaggcccctcccccaggcccctccccaggcAGGACCAGAGGAAGTGGTGGGCGCTgaggcccctcccccaggcccctcACCAGGCAGGACCAGAGGAAGTGGGGGCGCTGAGGccccccccaggcccctccccaggcAGGACCAGAGGAAGTGGGGGTGCTGAGGCCCCTCCCCCAGACCCCTCACCAGGCAGGACCAGAGGAAGTGGGGGTGCTGAGGCCCCTCCCCCAGACCCCTCCCCAGGCAGGACCAGAGGAAGTGGTGGGCGCTGAGGCCCCTCCCCCAGACCCCTCCCCAGGCAGGACCAGAGGAAGTGGTGGGCGCTGAGGCCCCTCCCCCAGACCCCTCCCCAGGCAGGACCAGAGGAAGTGGGGGTGCTGAGGCCCCTCCCCCAGACCCCTCCCCAGGCAGGACCAGAGGAAGTGGTGGGCGCTGAGGCCCCTCCCCCAGACCCCTCCCCAGGCAGGACCAGAGGAAGTGGTGGGCGCTGAGGCCCCTCCCCCAGACCCCTCCCCAGGCAGGACCAGAGGAAGTGGTGGGCGCTGAGGCCCCTCCCCCAGACCCCTCACCAGGCAGGACCAGAGGAAGTGGCGGGCGCTGAGGTCCCGCCCCCAGGCCAGGGCGCAGAAGAGGGTGTGTGGCAGCCGCCAACGGAGCAGCACCCAGCAGCGGAAGAGGGTGGACTTGGCCTGCTGTGGGGACCGCAGGAGAGGGGTCGCCTGCTGTCCTCCCCGTCCGgtctccctgctccttcccagggTCAGCAGTTCTCCCTGGCCACACCCACACTCGGCTGGCTCCTCCCCCCGGGGAAGCCCTAGTCCCTGGGCTGCAGCACTAGGGCCCCATACTGGACATAGGGCagctctcctgtgtgctttggaaCTGGCTGCTTATCGTCCATCTCCCTGGTGGTCGGGGGCTCTAGGAAGGTGGAGCTGGGTCTTAATGGTCTGGGAGTGGGGCACTGGCTGGTACACAGTAGGGCTGGACACAGAAAGGCTCGATCCATATTTCAATAGGTTCAGTGAACAACCTGATACCCTAcggtgtgccaggcactgggtacACAGCGGTGAGCAGAACAGACTGGGTCCCATTCACACAGAAGGCAGAGCATGcgcacgtgtgcatgtgtgtgtgtgcacatggggAGCGCAGGTgatcatgtgtgtatatatgttcaCATGGGGAGAGCAGACGACCACGTGCACGTGTGCATGTACACACGGGAGAGCAGACGACCACGTGCACGTGTGCATGTACACATGGGGAGAGCAGACGACCACGTGCACGTATACACATGGGAGAGCAGACGACCACATGCACGTGTGCGTGTACACACGGGAGAGCAGACGAccacgtgcacgtgtgcgtgtacacacgggagagcagacgaccacgtgcacgtgtgcgtgtacacacgggagagcagacgaccacgtgcacgtgtgcgtgtacaCATGGGGAGAGCAGAccacgtgcacgtgtgcgtgtacaCATGGGAGAGCAGATGACCACGTGTGCGTGTACACATGGGGGAGCAGACGAccacgtgcacgtgtgcgtgtacaCACGGGAGAGCAGACGACCACGTGCACGTGTGCATGTACACATGGGGAGAGCAGACGACCACGTGCACGTACACATGGGAGAGCAGACGAccacgtgcacgtgtgcgtgtacaCACGGGAGAGCAGATGccacgtgcacgtgtgcgtgtacacacgggagagcagacgaccacgtgcacgtgtgcgtgtacacacgggagagcagacgaccacgtgcacgtgtgcgtgtacaCATTGGGGAGAGCAGAccacgtgcacgtgtgcgtgtacaCATGGGAGAGCAGATGACCACGTGTGCGTGTACACATGGGGGAGCAGACGAccacgtgcacgtgtgcgtgtacacacgggagagcagacgaccacgtgcacgtgtgcgtgtacaCATGGGGAGAGCAGACGACCACGTGCATGTACACATGGGAGAGCAGACGAccacgtgcacgtgtgcgtgtacacacgggagagcagacgaccacgtgcacgtgtgcgtgtacacacgggagagcagacgaccacgtgcacgtgtgcgtgtacacacgggagagcagacgaccacgtgcacgtgtgcgtgtacacacgggagagcagacgaccacgtgcacgtgtgcatgtacacgggagagcagacgaccacgtgcacgtgtgcgtgtacaCATGGGGAGAGCAGACGACCACGTGCACGTACACATGGGAGAGCAGACGACCACGTGCACGTACACATGGGAGAGCAGACGAccacgtgcacgtgtgtgtgtacacacgggagagcagacgaccacatgcacgtgtgcgtgtacacacgggagagcagacgaccacgtgcacgtgtgcgtgtacacacgggagagcagacgaccacgtgcacgtgtgcgtgtacaCATGGGGAGAGCAGAccacgtgcacgtgtgcgtgtacaCATGGGAGAGCAGATGACCACGTGTGCGTGTACACATGGGGGAGCAGACGAccacgtgcacgtgtgtgtgtacacacgggAGAGGAGACGACCACGTGCACGTGTGCATGTACACATGGGGAGAGCAGACGACCACGTGCACGTACACATGGGAGAGCAGACGACCACGTGCACGTACACATGGGAGAGCAGACGAccacgtgcacgtgtgcgtgtacacacgggagagcagacgaccacgtgcacgtgtgtgtgtacacacgggagagcagacgaccacatgcacgtgtgcgtgtacacacgggagagcagacgaccacgtgcacgtgtgcgtgtacacacgggagagcagacgaccacgtgcacgtgtgcgtgtacaCACGGGAGAGCAGAccacgtgcacgtgtgcgtg
It includes:
- the PTP4A3 gene encoding protein tyrosine phosphatase type IVA 3 isoform X1, yielding MARMNRPAPVEVSYKNMRFLITHNPTNATLSTFIEDLKKYGATTVVRVCEVTYDKALLEKDGITVMDWPFDDGAPPPGKVVEDWLGLLKAKFCDDPGSCVAVHCVAGLGRAPVLVALALIESGMKYEDAIQFIRQKRRGAINSKQLTYLEKYRPKQRLRFKEPQAHKTRCCVM
- the PTP4A3 gene encoding protein tyrosine phosphatase type IVA 3 isoform X2 yields the protein MARMNRPAPVEVSYKNMRFLITHNPTNATLSTFIEDWPFDDGAPPPGKVVEDWLGLLKAKFCDDPGSCVAVHCVAGLGRAPVLVALALIESGMKYEDAIQFIRQKRRGAINSKQLTYLEKYRPKQRLRFKEPQAHKTRCCVM